In the Oncorhynchus keta strain PuntledgeMale-10-30-2019 chromosome 32, Oket_V2, whole genome shotgun sequence genome, TCTGTCCTCTGCAGTTGTCCTCTTCTGCTGCTCATGTTCTCACCCCCCCCTGTACTTATTCCCTGAGTCGGGGTAGTTCCGTATTCCTAACATTGCTGTTTCAGGCCCGGACCTGCCTGCCTCGCCTCCCTGCAGTCACCAGGGCCCGTATTCATAAAGTGCCTgagggagtgctgatctaggaccagtttTTTGCATTTTAGCTCTCTATATGAGTGAAATTACATGGACGGGGTGACCTGATCCTTGATCAGCACTGTCTTTATGAGTAGGGGCCCATTTGCTGACTGGGGGATTGTAATTCAACAATCCATTAACATGGAGTCATTCGTCCCTTCCAGTTGGGCGACGTTTTGTTTTTGAATTGTATGGCAAGTATTTGTGTtaaactctcgctctctttctctctccacccatcGTTCCCATCTCTAGGGTGCAGCGTTAGCACATGTGAGTTAATGGCCATCTCTCCCGCTCGCCAGCGCGGTTTCCCCTTCATGTACatgcatgttctactaactgcagTCTGTCTGCAAGCTGTGTAATGTACAGGTGAAATTATGTATTTGAGGCGTGGTGAAGGATCTTCGTGTTATATCGTAAGCCTAACTAACACCTTTAGAGATTTAGGCCTGAAGGAGTACTGCATGGTATTTCAAATGACTGCATAGTAAAGCAGATCAAGTAACAATGCTTCGGACTGTTTACACAGGTTGCCCAATTCTGATctgcattttttttcttctcactaATTGTTCAAAAGACCAATCAGATCGGAAAAATATCTGAGATGTTGGGTCAGATCAGAATTGTCCGCTTTGTAAACTCGGCCCTAGAATCAAATTTAAGCTGTGGGTAGCTAGCAGGTGTTTAGCCATCAGTAAAGTGCTTATGAGTCAGGCCACTAGTAGTAAAGGGGTGACCCAATATCATGTTTGTCTGGCCTTTATCCACCTCATCTGGTTGGTCTTAGAACAGGGGGTCATCAACAAAAGTTGATTTTATGTTTTGGATCTTACACGCCTGTGTGCTGTCTTGGGATTTCAGCGACGGTCTTGAATTCTCTCGCATGATTTTTAAGGGCTTATCTTTTTGTTTTTGTCTTGTGGACAGGAGTGTATGCTGCTTGTACTTGGGCAACCGGTCTGGTGTCACAATGTGGAACATTTAACATGAATGTGGGGGTTTATTAGGAAATTATAGCTTCCCTGGGGGGTCATACTTTCTTGGTTTGTATCATAATGGCATATCCTGCTGTTTACTGCTTACAGCCATGCACACCTGCTCATTTATAGAGGTCTATGATGAACACTGATAGAAGGCAATATACACTCGGTGGCCAGTTTCTggtacaccaccctgttcacgAAAATGGCTTGCTCCTACAGACAGCAGACAACCACAGTTCCACTCCCATCAGTGCCACGCAATCACATgggaaaacattgcctggtccaatgaatcccggttcctgttgcgtcatgctgatggcagcaTGTGCATAACATGGCAGCAGTTCCACGACTAACACGTGGAGTCAATCGGGTGCTCCCAATGCTTCTCGCAAAGATTAAATGCAACGCTTGTAGCAATGAATTAAGTAGTTTCAGCATCTTACTGCATGAATGCTCATGTTGAGTCCTGCCTTCCGTCTGCCATAATGATAAcatttgctgtgtgtgtgagtatattTGTAAGTGAATATACTGCATGTATATGATTTGTCACCAGGGGGAGCTAGAGAAACAACTTCTGCAGGCTAACCCCATCCTAGAGGCCTTTGGAAACGGCAAGACGGTCAAGAATGACAACTCCTCCAGATTCGTAAGCACTTTTAAAAACGTTTTTATGTCTTCGCAATTGTGTTAATGACAAGGGACCAGTATTGACTGTAACTAGATCCAGTGACACCACCACCtgttttctctcgctctttctagGGGAAGTTCATCCGGATCAACTTTGACGTCAATGGATACATTGTGGGAGCCAACATTGAAACTTGTATCCTTTCAATCAATGAGTCTTCATAGTactagaagtgtgtgtgtgtgtatatatgcctTCAAGCTATAATTAATTAGTTGggaaaagctgagggatgggcctggataaATAAACACACTCCAATTCATggccagagctatggatgcaaggactgccCATCCAGGATGGCAACGTTTTTGGTTTTAGCCATGTCTccgaacccaaaatataagctagtttgactccaatgtttgtaaaccaATGTAAATGTTAAACACTGTCTggctaagctcatgaggcattttaAGTTATTCAAGTATCAATGGGTACATATGATTTGTTTTATACGTCCAAAAGTTGATGTAGCAATTAAGGATTGTCACTTTAACATAACCAATAAGTTATGAAATAATATCTTTGTCTTATGGTGGTTTATTTGTCTTGACGAACCATGTTGCCAGATCTGCTGGAGAAGTCCAGAGCCATCCGGCAGGCTAAGGATGAAAGGGCCTTCCATGTCTTCTATTACATGCTCACGGGAGCTGGGGACAAAATGCGCTGTGAGTGAGCAACAAACTCATCTTTAACCCATgtcatttttggggggggtgcAGGGCAATTATTACATTTGTGGTGTTAAAAATTTTTTTTAGCAGAAACTcatatccaaagtgacttagagGAACAATTTagggttaagttccttgctcaaggacacattgAACCaacgacctttcggttactgggccaatgctcttaaacgctaggctACATGCCAGCCATTATTATAATGGTGGTTAGACTGTAAAGTCTTTATTTTAAATAAAATTATATCCAGTAACACTTTACTTAAAGCCTGCAGGTATAATGCTTTAACTTGTAATAACTAAAGCATTTATAAGCCTTACTATAAGACATaaatgtgttctgtctctctaaccagctgagctGTGTCTGGAGGACTACAACAACTACCGCTTCCTGACCCACGGGAACGTGACCATCCCTGGTCAGCAGGACCGTGACCTGTTTGTAGAGACCATGGACGCCTTCAACATCATGAGCATCCCAGAGGAGGAGCGGATAGGTACGCTAACTCACCCCTGTCACGCCTGATTCTTGGCCTGTAATACTAAAGTGTTCAAGTAGCTGTTTACAGATCAATGCAATTTACGTAAATAACTGGTAAATTGTGATTTTAATTGGTCTTGTTCTCCATCAGGTCTTCTGAAGACTGTGTCCGCCGTTCTCCAGCTGGGGAACATGAGCTTCAAGAAGGAGCGCAACTCTGACCAGGCCTCCATGCCTGACGACACAGGTACTTTACATCTGTTTCACTAATAATTTCTGGTGTTCCCCCAGGACTGGTACTAGGTTCATTAAAAATGAGTCCAGCACTAGCTCGCCTGTTTCTACTAATCAAGAGCTCCCTGGTAAAATTGAATCAGGTGTTAGTGCTGGGTTGGAACAAGTGTGTACCCTTTACTCCACAACTTGGGTCCTTAATTAGACTTTGTCTCCTGCAACCCTCCTTCATGGCTTCTACAATCCCTTACCTAATCCATTCATCCAGcaccacccactcacccacccctttctctctccctcagcggCCCAGAAAGTGTGCCACCTGCTGGGCATGAACGTGACCGACTTCACCCGGGCCATCCTGTCCCCCAGGATCAAGGTGGGCAGGGACTATGTTCAGAAGGCCCAGACCCAGGAGCAGGCTGAGTTTGCAGTGGAGGCCCTGGCCAAAGCCTCCTACGAGAGGATGTTCCGCTGGCTGGTGATGAGGATCAACAAGGCCCTGGACAAGACCAAGAGACAGGGAGCCTCCTTCATCGGCATCCTGGACATCGCTGGCTTTGAGATCTTTGAGGTGAGCCGAAGGTCGTGGGAAAGGGGTTTGTTGGTCATTGAATACAAAACAATGGCTTGGTGTGAGTGGTCAATTGGTTTTCAAAATGTATCTTCATCTCTATTTAGATGGTGCGTGGACATCTCTGCTGCTTTCTCTCGTTAAACTTTTCATTTCTGAGTTTCCACCAAAAAGGTCTGTCTAATGAATGTGTACCTTCTGTCTTTCCCCCGCTTTCTCCTGTAGCTGAACTCGTTTGAGCAGCTGTGCATCAACTACACCAACGAGAAGCTTCAGCAGCTGTTCAACCACACCATGTTCGTCCTGGAGCAGGAAGAGTACCAGAGGGAGGGCATCGAGTGGAGTTTCATCGACTTCGGCCTGGACCTGCAGCCCTGTATCGACCTCATCGAGAAGCATGTTAGTATATTGCCACGACCTCTTCCCAAAGGGACCTGAGGCTTATGTGATTTGTTCTGTTCCAAATTACACACGTTGTCTTTGGACCACATAAACAGCAATCCATCctttggttttgtttacctggCTCCTGTCACCAAATGCAAACTTGAGCATTTTTCCCCAACATCTATGCAAGTCAATATCCCTAAAGTTggcctgtttttatttatttatttattttaaatgtccTGCACAACCCAACATGCACTGAATTAGTGTCTCCACAAGtagctgattttttttttttttctttccccCCCCAAACCTTTCcctctgttcctaggccagtcCTCCTGGTGTGCTGGCTCTGCTGGATGAGGAGTGCTGGTTCCCCAAGGCCACGGACAAGAGCTTTGTGGAGAAGGTGGTTCAGGAGCAGGGCAACAACCCCAAATTTCAGAAGCCCAAGAAACTCAAGGACTCTGCCGACTTCTGCATCATCCACTACGCTGGAAAAGTCAGTTTACCACTCGTGGTGTATCTTTATCTATCAATCACTAATTGGGTGGCAGAATTTGGTACTTTATGAAAGTTTTTCAGAGATCCTACAACTGGGATTTCTGAAAAACCAGGGAATTTTGCCAGAATTGATCTTTAACCTGAGCAAATTGGTTAAACCACAACTTGACAGGTCAGCCATGTGATCACAATGGTTCCTCCCCAGGTGGACTACAAGGCAGATGCGTGGCTGATGAAGAACATGGACCCCCTGAATGACAACGTGGCCTCGCTGCTTAACCAGTCCACTGACAAGTTTGTGTCGGAGCTCTGGAGAGACGGCAAGTCTCGAGATACCGAGAGCTGACGAGAGTccgaggggaggacggctcataatgatGGTTATCAAATGCATGATAACCATTTATTGTGAGCcgtcccctcagcagcctccacaggGTTAGAAAGTAACTGGGTTGGGCTGTAGACTCTAATAGTGTGTCACTTACTGTTGGTACATAGAACTGCATGATTGGTATTGGCCAATAGAACTGCAGCAACCTTTCTGTGTGTTTGAACTGTGGAAGTACACGGTGCAAGAAAATAACTGCAGGAAAGATGAGTTGAGTGTTCTCTATGATCCTGTTCCTCCTTgtcattctccctttctctctctctctctctcagtggacCGTATTGTGGGCCTGGACAAAGTTGCTGGGATGTCTGACGGGGGGATACACGGGGCCACGAAGATCCGTAAGGGCATGTTCCGCACCGTGGGCCAGCTCTACAAGGAGCAGCTGTCCAACCTCATGACCACTCTCAGGAACACCAACCCCAACTTTGTCCGCTGCATCATCCCCAACCACGAGAAGAAGGTATGGCGTCTAGTCATTAAATCTTCCATTGCTCAATGAGTGATTTGACTAAacttaaataataaatatatgaGGCACAGGCTTCAGCACATGTACtataaaaataatatttaaaatCCTGACTCTAAACTTTATCACTGTCAGGCTGGTAAGCTGGAGCCCCATCTGGTTCTGGACCAGCTGAGGTGTAATGGAGTTCTGGAGGGAATCCGTATCTGCAGACAGGGCTTCCCCAACCGCATCGTCTTCCAGGAGTTCAGACAGAGGTAACCACGGAAACATGTCTTTGTGGTCATCTCCTTCCTGTTTATCAGCTTCACTGAGCAGACTAGCCTGTTACTGCTTATCAGTGTCTAATCTTCTTAAACTTCTCTTGTTTTCCCAGATATGAGATCCTCACTCCCAGCGCCATTCCCAAGGGATTCATGGACGGCAAACAAGCCTGTGTGCTCATGGTAAGAGGCGTCAGACCAAACCATTGTTCACCAGTCTTCCAATGTGAATCCCAAAtgtcatcctctctccttcctcttcccagatCAAGGCCCTAGAGCTGGATTCCAACCTGTTCCGGATTGGCCAGAGTAAGGTGTTTTTCCGGGCTGGCGTCTTGGCccacctggaggaggagagggacattaagatcactgacatcatcatCAGCTTCCAGTCCTGGTGTCGTGGATACGTGGCCCGCAAGTAAGGAACTCTTCATTTAGAGCAGTAACTAGCAGGTTACTTATGAGGTTTGGCTTATGGTTTTATACTGTGTATTAGTTGGTGTGTGTGAGCGCGCTACATACACATACTCCAATAACATCATGTAGGTTGATTGAggttctctttttctgtctccaGAGCCTTCACGAAGAGACAGCAGCAGCTGACTGCTATGAAGGTGATCCAGAGGAACTGTGCTGCTTACCTCAAACTCAGGAACTGGCAGTGGTGGAGGCTCTTCACCAAGGTACACGCACTGTTTCAAATCCATATGGGACCATCCTAATATCAGTGTTGCAGACCTCATCCCCTACTCCTCAGCTACTTGCATTGTCCTGAGTCCCCGTCCTCTTCCCCTACTCCCCCAGGTGAAGCCTCTGCTGCAGGTGACcaggcaggaggaggagatgcAGGCTCGGGAGGATGAGCTGGAGAAGACCAAGGCGAGGCAGCAACAGACCGAGGAGCAGCTGCAGGAGTTCGAGGCCAAGCAGCAACAGGTAgcaattctatttctatggattGGACTGAGCCCCAATGCAAGGTCAtgaccactaacattgagtggctgccaacacactgactctactcgagccactttaataatgggaattgatgtaaaatatatcactagccactttaaacgatactacttaatataatgtttacataccctacattactcatctcatatgtatatactgtactcgatatcatctactgtatctggtctatgccgttctgtaccatcactcattcatatctttatgtacatattctttatccctttacactttgtgtataaggtagtagttttggaattgttagattactctTTGGTTATTACTgaattgttggaactagaagcacaagcattttgctacactcacattaacttctgctaaccatgtgtatgtgacaaatacatttgatttagatTTGACTGGTCCACTCAATGATTATGAATTGGTGTGTTTCAATGACTTGTTGGGGTGGTTTCCCagactagtcctggactaaaggGTTTAACTGAGATGCTCCATTGAGTTTGCTACTTAGTCCAAGGCTTAATAAGTCCAGGAACTCACCCCTAGTGTCTTATACATTGTCGGTGGATGGAGTGAGTAACTTTCATACTGTTTAACACCATAGTATCATAAACCAACCAGCATTCCAGCCTTGAATCATTGCCCTGTTTATAACGCATGTGCCCCCACCACCACGACCAGCTGAATGCAGAGAAGCTAGCCCTGCAGGAGCAGCTGCAGGCGGAGACGGAGCTGTGTGCCGAGGCGGAGGACATGCGCTCCAAGCTGGCCACCAGGAAGCAGGAGCTGGAGGAGATCCTCCACGACCTGGAGtccagagtagaggaggaagaggagagggtcaCCCAGCTACAGACCGAGCGGAAGAAGATGCAGACCAACATTACggtagatttaaaaatatatatatttatggtgGACTGACTTTCCCTTGTTAATTAAGCCTTGTGGTCCAAACCTGTCAGTCACATGTAAATAGTAAGATATTACCTTTATTTCTCCTATTAAATTGCCTTCGCAAATTGTCAATTTTAACTTTTCATTTTCCCTTCCATTTCACCCTCAAAGGGTGTGGTACTTAATGAACTTTGAGAGGAAGGGAGTGATGGCAGGAATTGAGGTGAAAATGTCTGAAATGAAACATTCCATCTCTCGCACTCTCTGTAGGACCTGGAGCAGCAGCTGGATGAGGAGGAGGCAGCCAGGCAGAAGCTGCAGCTGGAGAAGATGACCACCGATGCCAAGCTGAAGAAGATCGAGGAGAATGTCATGGTGCTGGATGACCAGAACAACAAACTCAATAAGGTTTGTTGATgtgttaactttttttttttttcagattgCTGGAAGAATAAAATAATCACTTGGGCAATAATTCTTTCCAGCAATAAAGCAAGTAATCATGGACTCGTTTTTAAGAGTAAATTACTGTTTGGCATTCAGGGACTAGGTGTTCATCTTTGAATGTAATATCCGGTAGTGCTCTTATGGTTCAGACATTGTGTAACCTTCTGGGATTGTTTGTGACTGTGTGGGGTTATTTGTTTTGCAGGAGAAGAAGCTGTTGGAGGAACGTATCTCTGAGTTCACCACCAACctgactgaggaggaggagaagtccAAGAGCCTGCAGAAACTCAAGAACAAGCACGAGGCCATGATCACTGACCTGGAGGGTAGGTGGACCATAGACCGACAATGACATAAATTCTATGTTTGAGGTGAACCACTTTTCCTTGTCTCTTATCCTTCGTCTGTACTGATCTGAAAAGTGCCGGTGAGAGCAATCTGAGACCCGGACAGACCACTTTAAATTATTGAGACAACCCTGGTTTCCCATCCCTCACCAGACCGGctgaggaaggaggagaagagtcGTCAAGAGCTTGAAAAGAACCGCAGGAAGCTGGAGGGAGACTCCACGGAGCTGAATGACCAGATGGCTGACCTGCAGGCCCAGATAGCTGAGCTCCGAGCCCAACTGGCCAAGAAGGAGGAGGAGCTAATGGCTGCTCTTGCCAGGTGAGGGAAGGGAAAACGCATGATTAGAGAAAGGGCCTAAATTCTATTTCTGATTGTGTATCAAAAGTATTTGACGTTTTTCGCAATGATTCATTATAGGCTGCGTGTATGATGAAAAACGCAGGCCACTTTCAATTGGCTTGTGGCCCATATTTGGTTGGCTTGAACGAGATTTTACTTTCCATTGAAAGAGTTTGATCTGCTGTTAGGATCTCATTGAGCCCATACAGTAAAACCAAAGTCTACAAAATAGTCTTGTATGACTTTAATTTCAATGCTTTACACTCTAACCCCCATCCCCCTTCGCTCCCCACCACCCTCCAGGATTGAGGAGGAGGCCGCGGCCAAGAACACAGCCCAGAAGAAGATCCGGGAGCTGGAGGCCCAGCTTTCTGAGCTGCAGGAGGACCTGGAGCTGGAAAGGGCTGCGAGGGCCAAGGCTGAGAAACACCGCAGGGACctgggagaggagctggaggcTCTGAAGACTGAGCTGGaggacacactggactctactgcAACACAGCAGGAGCTCAGGTActgggagcacacacacacagttggtgAAGGACAGCAATATGGTGGTTTGCTATGCGTAAATGTTTTAGTAATAGACAATTACCCATTTGAAGACCTATGGTGcaatcccctctttctcctccatcctGTTCAGAACCAAGCGTGAGACTGAGGTGACTCAGCTCAAGAAGGTTTTGGAGGACGAGGCCAAGGTGCACGAGCTGCAGGTGGCCGACATGAGGCACAAACACAACCAGGCCTTCGACGAGCTCAACGAACAGCTGGAGCAGGCCAAGAGGGTGAGAACTCACTTAAACTGAATTATACTGTTCATGTGTAGGCATTATGGGAAGTcatcttttttgggggggaggcaTATGGTTCTCCTACATGACCGTGTGAATGGTGGAATCTGTATTTTCATTTTATATTTACCTGACGGTTAACCGGTCAGCCCGTAACATTGAACATTTTACTGTAATAGTTTGTATTTCATATTGAAGtcttcatctgtgtgtgtgtacaacatGAGCTTTCTCTGAAGTTAAACATGCTGTACATTCTAGTATTTCGGTAGAGAACCGCCTGTGTAACCTCCCGCCCATGTGTCTGCTCGTTCAGAACAAGGCGTCAGTGGAGAAAGCCAAGCAGGCTATGGAAAGCGAACATAATGAGCTGGCCATCGAGCTGAAGACCCTGACCCAGGGGAAGAGTGAGTCGGAGCAGCGCAGGAAGAAGGCTGAGACCCAGGTCCAGGAACTGCAGATCAAACACACTGAGAGCGAGAGGCAAAGGAAGGAGCTGGCTGACAAGGTGGCCAAGATGCAGGTAGGTGTGGACTGGATCTTGGCTGTAGCTGATGGGGAAAGGGAATGGTAAGAGGGTGGATGAATGGGAATTTGAAAGTATTATTATGTTGGGTTGGTGGATGGCTAGATGAACGTTATAcaactttatttgtcacttgcACCGACTACAACAGGTAgtgtgtgaaatgcttgcttacgagcccttaactCCATTTCTTGAGGTTAGTAGAGGTAATTTGTACGTGTTGGTAGGGGGGACTGCATAGATAAAcggcaagtagcagcagtgtaaaagcaAGGGGGATAATGGATGATGGTGAGTGTTTGTATATTAGGGATAATGGATTGATGTGGCTAAATCCTCCTCCTGTGTCTTGTCTCTAGTCTGAGCTGGACAACGTCAACAGCGTGTTGAGTGTGGTGGAGGGCAAGTCCATCAAGGCAACTAAAGACTGTTCCACTGTGGAGTCTCAACTGCAGGATGTACAGGTACGGTCACACACGCCCATGTTGTGCTGTTTAGaaatggccacacacacacactgtaacctTTCTTTCCCTTCCTTTTGTCCTCTTTTCTAGGCGCTGCTCCAGGAGGAAACGCGTCAGAAGCTCTCCTTCTCCACTCGTCTGCGTCAGATGGAGGAGGACCAGAACAACCTGAGGGAGACgctggaggaagaggagcagggcAAGAAGAACACGGAGAAGCAGCTCTACACCCTCCAAGCTCAGGTTAGTACCAGCTCTACACCCTCCAAGCTCAGGTTAGTACCAGCTCTACACCCTCCAAGCTCAGGTTAGTACCAGCTCTACACCCTCCAAGCTCAGGTTAGTAGCAGCTCTACACCCTCCAAGCTCAGGTTTCTAGCACCTTCCTGTCCCTCTACCTCTATAATACTATCCAGTTTTGTTGCCCCTATCGTGCATGTATTACACACCTCACTGAATGCTTACAGAAGTCTTTCTATATTCTCTCAATCAAATCCCCTGCTTGAACTCTGCCACCTCGTACGCCAGGACATACAGACCATGACGTCTGAGGCACTTCATGTATTTTACATATTGACACGACCTTGATGCTTTAGCGTGACCAATCAGCTCTTCATGTCATGTGcatctcttcctttccccttttTACCTCTCTACCAAACATCTCATACACGTCTCTTACCCTCAGCTGACggagatgaagaagaagatggagCTGGAGACCCAGTCCCTGGAGGGGGCGGAGGAGAACAAGAAACGGATGCAGCGGGAGCTGGAGGGCGTGGTCCAACAGCTGGAGGAGAAGGCATCGGCCTACGACAAGCTGGACAAGACCAAGACTCGTCTGCAGCAGGAGCTGGATGACATGATGGTGGACCAGGACAACCTCAGGCAGACTGTGTCCAACCtggagaagaagcagaagaagttTGACCAGGTGAATGGGTTGATGGGTGATTAATGGCATAGAGGTTCTATAGCAGAGGTGGGCAGTGAGCACCTCTGGTCCTGGATGGCCAAAGACTGGAACCTCTGCAGCCCTCAAGGACTAGATAACCCTGTTTTTAGAGGCTTATTTGCTAGATTGACTCACTGGCCCATGACAAGCGATTCATAAAATGAACCTGTAATGATTGATCTATGCATCATATGATGTATTGATCAATCATTTCCGGTTCAAATTTGCTTTGAGTCAAATCTAATTTTTGTTTTGATATAGTGCTCAATTGTCTTACTGAAATACCTTCTCGCCTGTCCTGATAACAGATGCTGACTGAGGAGAAGACCATTTCCAGCCGGAATGCTGAGGAGAGGGACCGGGCTGAGGCAGAGGCCAGGGAGAAGGAAACGCGGGCCCTGACTCTGACCCGCGAGCTGGAGACTATTAAGGACCTGAAGGGTGAACTGGACCGGGCCAACAAGGTCCTCAAGGCAGAGATGGAGAACCTGGTCTCATCGAAGGACGACGTCGGTAAAAGTGTAAGTCTGATCACAGATGTTGTAGAACTCTCTAGAAGGATAGTGGAACTATTGATAGTGGGTGACTCAAGTTCTCACTTCATTGCGTCCTGTCTTCTAGACTCCTAAAAATGCAAGCCCAGTCCGACCTTCTCCAATGTGTTTTGCTAAGGTGGCAAATCGGGAGGATTTGAGGATAGGAACTTTTCCAAACGCTGCAAAATGTGAATGCACCAAACTCCCTCATTCATCCTTTTCTCTTGGTGCAGGTCCACGAGCTGGAGAAAGCGAAGCGGGCCATGGATCAACAGCTGGAGGAGATGCGTGTGCAACTGGAGGAGCTGGAGGATGAGCTGCAGACCACGGAGGATGCCAAGCTGCGTCTGGAGGTCAACATGCAGGCCATGAAGGCCCAGTCCGACAGGGACCTGCAGGCCAGAGATGagcagggtgaagagaggaggaagcagCTGGTCAAACAGGTActggggttgtgttcattacatACCACTTGGAAGAAAACAGTCTGAAACCGGAAGAGACTACTTATCCAataaaaaatgcttattgaaaaaAAAACTTGAACCTACTAAATACAACCATGGCTCTGTGTGATGTTCGCCAGGTGCGTGAGATGGAGACTGAGCTGGAGGATGAGCGCCGGCAGAAAGTCCTGGCCACGGCTGCTAAGAAGAAGCTGGAGGCGGACCTGGGAGAGCTGGAGGCGGGCATCGACATGGCCAACAAGGGCCGTGACGAGGCCCTCAAACAGCTGAAGAAACTGCAGGTAATACAGAGGCACGCACACAGGAGGGCAGTGATTTTTGAATTACTCAGCTTTTACTGGCATTTCCAGGATTGTCCGCTAGTGTTGCTGCATGTAGGATTTTTTTTTGTAATTGACACACCGTTCCAATCAATTAAAAGGTGTTGGCTTGGCAATTGCTAGACCTGGGTCCGAGTCTTGGTCTGCGCTACCCCCCTGATTCTTTTTCCACTTCAACTGGTCGACGTCCCAAGGGTCCCAGATAACACGTTTGTTCAACAGTCCGTGCTTTCTCCACTTGGTGGGTGTGGCAGGGGTATGGCGTGATGAATTACTTAAAGGGCAGCGGCCATGCTTAGTATTCCACAACCCAACCCCCTTTGTCAACTTGTCATTCGGAACAGCACTTTGTTTAATTGACATTCCACTTTGTTTCGTACTGAATGCAGCCTGAGCGGCATTTCTCAAGGACGGTTGATGCCCAGTTTGTAAAGTTACACATGTTCAGAAGTGCTGATGAGAAAAGAAAAACGATAGGGAGGAGGATTTGTGGGTGGGCCCTAGAGGGAACATTCTTTGCCTGAACTAGATGGTGGTTCCCAGAAAATGGTTCTTGTCTCTAGCGGAGACCACCTGGGCAGAGATATGCCTTCTGCAGGTTGAGAGATTCATGTGTCTATTTAAGGTTGTGGTTCCTCAGCAGGCTGACCGTGAGCTTGGTTAGGTGTCGGATGTAGCTGACAATTGTCTCACTAAACTGTGAAGGAGACTGTTCCCAGTTGTGATGCTTGTGAGAATCCGCTGGAAGACCTGATCTGGGTCTTGCGGGGTGACGCTGCTGTTTTTTTTTGAGGAGAATCGGGAGCTTAAACAGAGTTTGGAAGGGCCAGATCCACTGGTTTTGTCACTTGCGGTTGAACGT is a window encoding:
- the LOC118364819 gene encoding myosin-9-like isoform X1, whose amino-acid sequence is MLCCPNLLAIPNHSHQPCTAMSEADKFLYRDSGKVANPLDQADWATKKLVWIPSETLGFVAGSIKEEKGEECVVELADTGKKVTVNKDDIQKMNPPKFSKVEDMAELTCLNEASVLHNLKDRYYSGLIYTYSGLFCVVINPYKYLPIYSENIIEMYKGKKRHEMPPHIYAITDTAYRSMMQDREDQSILCTGESGAGKTENTKKVIQYLAHVASSFKSKKDQGAALAHGELEKQLLQANPILEAFGNGKTVKNDNSSRFGKFIRINFDVNGYIVGANIETYLLEKSRAIRQAKDERAFHVFYYMLTGAGDKMRSELCLEDYNNYRFLTHGNVTIPGQQDRDLFVETMDAFNIMSIPEEERIGLLKTVSAVLQLGNMSFKKERNSDQASMPDDTAAQKVCHLLGMNVTDFTRAILSPRIKVGRDYVQKAQTQEQAEFAVEALAKASYERMFRWLVMRINKALDKTKRQGASFIGILDIAGFEIFELNSFEQLCINYTNEKLQQLFNHTMFVLEQEEYQREGIEWSFIDFGLDLQPCIDLIEKHASPPGVLALLDEECWFPKATDKSFVEKVVQEQGNNPKFQKPKKLKDSADFCIIHYAGKVDYKADAWLMKNMDPLNDNVASLLNQSTDKFVSELWRDVDRIVGLDKVAGMSDGGIHGATKIRKGMFRTVGQLYKEQLSNLMTTLRNTNPNFVRCIIPNHEKKAGKLEPHLVLDQLRCNGVLEGIRICRQGFPNRIVFQEFRQRYEILTPSAIPKGFMDGKQACVLMIKALELDSNLFRIGQSKVFFRAGVLAHLEEERDIKITDIIISFQSWCRGYVARKAFTKRQQQLTAMKVIQRNCAAYLKLRNWQWWRLFTKVKPLLQVTRQEEEMQAREDELEKTKARQQQTEEQLQEFEAKQQQLNAEKLALQEQLQAETELCAEAEDMRSKLATRKQELEEILHDLESRVEEEEERVTQLQTERKKMQTNITDLEQQLDEEEAARQKLQLEKMTTDAKLKKIEENVMVLDDQNNKLNKEKKLLEERISEFTTNLTEEEEKSKSLQKLKNKHEAMITDLEDRLRKEEKSRQELEKNRRKLEGDSTELNDQMADLQAQIAELRAQLAKKEEELMAALARIEEEAAAKNTAQKKIRELEAQLSELQEDLELERAARAKAEKHRRDLGEELEALKTELEDTLDSTATQQELRTKRETEVTQLKKVLEDEAKVHELQVADMRHKHNQAFDELNEQLEQAKRNKASVEKAKQAMESEHNELAIELKTLTQGKSESEQRRKKAETQVQELQIKHTESERQRKELADKVAKMQSELDNVNSVLSVVEGKSIKATKDCSTVESQLQDVQALLQEETRQKLSFSTRLRQMEEDQNNLRETLEEEEQGKKNTEKQLYTLQAQLTEMKKKMELETQSLEGAEENKKRMQRELEGVVQQLEEKASAYDKLDKTKTRLQQELDDMMVDQDNLRQTVSNLEKKQKKFDQMLTEEKTISSRNAEERDRAEAEAREKETRALTLTRELETIKDLKGELDRANKVLKAEMENLVSSKDDVGKSVHELEKAKRAMDQQLEEMRVQLEELEDELQTTEDAKLRLEVNMQAMKAQSDRDLQARDEQGEERRKQLVKQVREMETELEDERRQKVLATAAKKKLEADLGELEAGIDMANKGRDEALKQLKKLQALLKDQMRELEDLRLSREEALNMAKEHEKKLKAIEADTIRLQEELASAERVKKQAQTERDELQDELTGHNSKNSLTVDEKRRLDTRIAKLEEELEEEQLNTEMVNDRLRRNMLQTDQLVTELTAERSTAQRLEGTQAQLDRQNKELKLKLQELEETVKSRYKASITALEAKILQLEEQLDLESKERQQSSRLVRRAEKKLKEVLLQVEDERRNTEQYKAEADKANNRTRQLKRQLEEAEEEVTRANANRRKLQRELEDATESQDAVTREVSTLKSKLRRGDLPLNMRRVMNRTGMGDSDEEMDLPSDASKPIPE